Proteins encoded within one genomic window of Bradyrhizobium sp. 186:
- a CDS encoding IS110 family transposase, which translates to MEKIITVGLDLAKSIFQVHGIAENGKVLVRRTLRRSQVLPFFRSLPACLVGMEACASAHHWAREIAALGHAVRMMPPAYMKPYVKRNKTDVADAEAICEAVTRPTMRFVPVKTAEQQAASMILRTREMLMRQRSQTANALRAHMAELGIIAGTGMASIAKLLVLLRDEKDNRIPGAARFALILFPEQIELLTTCIEKLDREILVAVRKDPDARRLMSIPGVGPLIAATVRTSVLDARDFATARDFAAWTGLTPRAQSSGGKERLGAISKRGNRQLRTLLIVGATSIIKLAKRGLKVPLWIRTMLQRRPVKVVSVALANKIARTIWALLVRGGIYQAPAAMLKT; encoded by the coding sequence ATGGAGAAGATTATCACGGTGGGTTTGGATTTGGCCAAGTCGATCTTTCAAGTTCACGGCATCGCCGAAAACGGGAAAGTCTTGGTTCGTCGCACATTGCGGCGATCGCAGGTTCTGCCCTTCTTTCGGAGCCTTCCAGCTTGCTTAGTAGGTATGGAGGCCTGTGCGAGTGCCCATCACTGGGCACGCGAGATCGCGGCGCTGGGCCACGCTGTCCGCATGATGCCGCCAGCCTACATGAAGCCTTACGTCAAACGAAACAAGACCGACGTGGCGGATGCTGAAGCCATTTGTGAGGCGGTCACCCGCCCGACAATGCGATTCGTACCGGTGAAGACTGCCGAACAACAAGCAGCCAGCATGATTTTGCGAACGCGAGAGATGCTGATGAGGCAGCGCAGCCAGACTGCAAATGCCCTGCGGGCTCATATGGCCGAATTGGGCATTATCGCCGGCACAGGCATGGCAAGCATTGCAAAACTCCTGGTGCTTCTCCGGGACGAAAAAGACAATAGGATCCCCGGCGCCGCCCGCTTTGCCCTGATCCTATTCCCTGAACAGATTGAGCTGCTTACAACCTGCATAGAGAAGCTCGACAGAGAGATTTTGGTTGCCGTCAGAAAGGACCCCGATGCAAGGCGTCTGATGAGCATTCCGGGTGTCGGCCCTCTCATCGCCGCTACTGTTCGAACATCGGTCTTGGATGCTCGCGATTTTGCGACTGCACGAGATTTTGCCGCTTGGACGGGGCTAACACCGAGGGCACAATCGAGCGGCGGGAAAGAAAGGCTCGGCGCGATATCAAAGCGTGGAAATCGGCAACTACGGACGCTCTTGATCGTTGGTGCGACCTCTATCATCAAGCTTGCTAAACGAGGCTTGAAAGTCCCGCTCTGGATTCGGACCATGCTGCAAAGACGGCCGGTCAAGGTCGTATCGGTCGCGCTCGCCAATAAGATTGCGCGCACGATCTGGGCCTTGCTGGTCAGAGGCGGCATCTATCAGGCGCCGGCTGCAATGCTGAAAACCTAA
- a CDS encoding transposase produces MGWTSRRGLPVVCIDARHAHAALSVCMNKSDQNDPRGLAELVRVGWYREVKVKSEESQKIRAILVARFRLVTIRRDIENQVRSLIKEYGLLFPRAIGLQFRHQVHELLGDDHQLL; encoded by the coding sequence TTGGGCTGGACGTCTCGCAGAGGGCTTCCCGTTGTCTGTATCGACGCTCGGCACGCGCACGCAGCCTTATCGGTTTGCATGAACAAGAGTGATCAAAACGACCCGCGAGGCCTCGCCGAACTGGTGCGGGTCGGTTGGTACCGGGAGGTGAAGGTCAAGAGCGAAGAAAGCCAGAAGATTCGTGCGATACTCGTTGCGCGATTTCGTCTCGTGACCATTCGCCGGGATATCGAGAACCAGGTTCGCAGCTTGATCAAGGAGTATGGATTATTGTTCCCTCGCGCAATCGGCCTGCAGTTCCGCCACCAGGTCCACGAGCTCTTGGGCGATGATCATCAGCTCCTCTAA